A single region of the Anomaloglossus baeobatrachus isolate aAnoBae1 chromosome 2, aAnoBae1.hap1, whole genome shotgun sequence genome encodes:
- the COA4 gene encoding cytochrome c oxidase assembly factor 4 homolog, mitochondrial — MAAPTSQPHDRSRKQQEDDEDPVDQMIARTGCTAFHYAVQECMAEHQDWRRCQDQVQDFRNCMQDYQTRRTAELRKMRGHTADAAS; from the coding sequence ATGGCCGCCCCGACGTCTCAACCTCATGACCGCAGTCGTAAGCAGCAGGAGGACGACGAGGACCCGGTGGATCAAATGATCGCACGGACCGGCTGCACGGCGTTTCACTACGCGGTCCAGGAGTGTATGGCGGAGCACCAAGACTGGAGGCGCTGCCAGGACCAAGTGCAGGACTTCAGGAACTGTATGCAGGACTATCAGACGAGGAGGACGGCGGAGCTGAGGAAGATGAGGGGACACACGGCTGACGCTGCCTCCTAG
- the MRPL48 gene encoding large ribosomal subunit protein mL48 yields the protein MLPVRGGALVRSAAAVCSRITGNSGLQSCNPGFLVEDRRSYKSQPTHGIGRYRFLLPPEVDQKKKIKLQKKEIKQGTEYEYGVLNFQVSGHNMRYVEHFAQYMHNFFNQMSIKVEESYAKPTKTKEVLLLPEVGNKMFVDSVLTLHERIVQVSGVSATMAPIIIEVFTMNQPEGVNLLVKEHTDTDYLERFKARPDLDNLRASVI from the exons ATGCTGCCTGTCAGAGGGGGGGCCCTGGTGAGATCCGCGGCTGCTGTGTGCAG CAGAATTACAGGAAACAGTGGGCTGCAGAGCTGTAATCCTG GTTTCCTGGTAGAAGACAGAAGATCCTACAAGTCGCAGCCCACTCATGGCATCGGCCGCTACAGGTTCCTGTTACCCCCAGAAGTG GACCAAAAGAAGAAAATCAAGTTACAGAAAAAGGAGATTAAACAAGGCACAGAGTACGAATACGGAGTGCTAAACTTCCAAGTGTCCGGACACAACATGCGCTACGTGGAACATTTCGCCCAGTACATGCATAACTTCTTCAACCAGATGTCTATTAAAGTGGAGGAAAg TTACGCTAAACCCACCAAAACCAAGGAGGTGCTGCTGCTGCCGGAGGTGGGGAACAAGATGTTTGTGGACTCGGTGCTGACCCTCCATGAGCGGATCGTCCAG GTCAGCGGTGTAAGCGCCACGATGGCTCCGATTATCATAGAAGTGTTCACTATGAACCAGCCTGAAGGGGTTAACTTATTAGTGAAGGAG CACACAGACACTGATTACCTGGAGAGATTCAAGGCGCGGCCGGATCTGGACAACCTGCGAGCGTCAGTAATCTGA